From a single Candidatus Methylacidiphilales bacterium genomic region:
- a CDS encoding 8-oxo-dGTP diphosphatase, which produces METPSRPLYLPYWETGESPRERAVLCFIIREERILLIRKKRGLGAGKINAPGGRIEPGESALQAAVRETREEVGLFPEDPVLAGELFFQFADGHSIHCAVFTARGCSGEMVETDEAEPFWESVEKIPYAQMWADDIYWIPEMLAGRLFAGYFTFDGDRITSHRMVP; this is translated from the coding sequence ATGGAAACCCCTTCCCGTCCTCTTTATCTTCCTTACTGGGAAACCGGGGAGTCCCCGCGTGAACGCGCGGTGCTTTGTTTCATCATCCGGGAGGAACGCATCCTCTTGATCCGGAAAAAACGCGGTTTGGGTGCCGGCAAAATCAACGCCCCGGGCGGACGGATCGAACCCGGAGAAAGCGCCCTCCAAGCCGCGGTGAGGGAAACCCGGGAAGAAGTCGGCCTGTTTCCCGAAGATCCGGTCCTCGCCGGCGAGTTGTTTTTCCAATTCGCCGACGGGCATTCCATTCATTGCGCCGTCTTCACGGCCAGGGGATGTTCCGGCGAGATGGTGGAAACCGACGAGGCCGAGCCCTTTTGGGAGTCCGTGGAAAAGATCCCTTACGCCCAGATGTGGGCAGACGACATTTACTGGATTCCCGAGATGCTGGCCGGAAGATTGTTCGCCGGATATTTCACCTTTGACGGAGACCGGATCACCAGCCATCGGATGGTGCCCTAG
- a CDS encoding rhomboid family intramembrane serine protease has product MSYHRWPSSSGSSEPLTYIRGVALDVTTLITLVHVAGMLVVALLLTTKQTAWVEAAKFDTSFLASGRPWSLFTYAFCHDITRESIFFAVQMLMFFWFGREVERFIGRSAFAWFYALLCLMPPVGLAALNLFVPLHASGFIEGSSTIHLAVFVGFAIIYPNAQLLFGILAKWMAVVFLAISTLVYLVGHDWFLLLYFWLTMSVAWSMLRFAGVGGGFGWWNAVESWRMQRRERKIDQRRARNQLERAVEEQTVDEILEKISRNGMASLNERDRAVLERTRQKLVRRDAGQD; this is encoded by the coding sequence ATGTCTTATCATCGGTGGCCATCGTCCTCGGGTTCCTCCGAACCGTTGACCTACATCCGCGGGGTGGCCCTAGATGTGACCACATTGATCACCCTCGTCCATGTGGCGGGCATGCTGGTGGTGGCCTTGCTCTTGACCACCAAGCAGACGGCTTGGGTCGAGGCGGCCAAATTCGACACATCCTTTCTCGCCTCCGGGCGGCCCTGGTCCCTCTTCACCTACGCCTTCTGCCACGACATCACGCGCGAAAGCATCTTTTTTGCCGTGCAAATGCTGATGTTTTTCTGGTTCGGCCGCGAGGTGGAGCGATTCATTGGCAGGAGTGCCTTTGCCTGGTTCTACGCCCTGCTCTGCCTGATGCCCCCGGTCGGTCTGGCCGCACTCAATCTCTTCGTCCCCCTCCACGCCAGCGGGTTCATCGAGGGATCCTCGACCATCCATTTGGCGGTGTTTGTCGGTTTTGCCATCATCTATCCCAATGCCCAGCTTCTCTTCGGCATCCTGGCCAAGTGGATGGCGGTGGTTTTTCTGGCCATTTCCACCCTGGTCTACTTGGTGGGCCATGATTGGTTCCTGTTGCTTTACTTCTGGCTGACCATGTCGGTGGCCTGGAGCATGCTCCGTTTTGCCGGGGTCGGCGGGGGCTTCGGGTGGTGGAACGCCGTCGAATCCTGGCGGATGCAACGCCGGGAGCGGAAGATCGACCAGCGCCGCGCCCGCAACCAGCTGGAACGCGCGGTCGAGGAACAGACGGTTGACGAGATCTTGGAAAAAATTTCCCGCAACGGCATGGCCAGTTTGAACGAGCGCGACCGGGCGGTGCTGGAACGCACCCGGCAAAAGCTGGTCCGCCGGGATGCCGGCCAGGATTGA
- a CDS encoding secretin N-terminal domain-containing protein: protein MKSPLRFLFAGCFGLLLAASLPAQNPPATSQEMVPLQLPNAPVETVLSLYEQYTGKTILRGQNITGPFIRLVVAEPVPKDKAVRLIEAALLLNGFSLVPGPDNTVKVLNVGQKGGPRTEGIPIFTRAEDLPPGDQVVSFFVPLTYIDTSKFMQVVQQAASGNPYFGLVEMKDAGAVLVTDTSTLIRQYLKLKELADVPPARLTREFVQLERADAERVAELLNQLIQGRKQNQQQTGGGNPQGLPPGTPGAEGAGSSEANYLSGDIQLTPDRRTNRILVICSPLAFPPIKQLIQQFDEAVELEKPFVRPLKYVAADEVLPVLGELLSEVEGDVKEGASSGSAGGTKAPQSGSTSNSRTSGSSSSSGSGSGSGINKSDQLGSPDDDQAPRSLNVGKTRLIADKRSNAILIIGSPESVNKVSSILDSLDIEPRQVFLSTVIGQLTLTRETEFGVDILNKYNSGIASSSVTPSSQSKLRPAPGSLLSAASFVGAANGLTVYGAFGDIIDAYVRAFEETRNFKVLSRPSVFTSNNKKAVILSGRRVPVPTQSTTDISTGNTNTSINYEDVVLKLEVIPLINSDNEVTLQIAQQNDSIVDTQIVDSNEIPVISTQEVNTTIKVGNNNTVILGGLIEDTASRTETGVPILKDIPLLGYLFKTTNINRPRNELIVMIQPRVIGQGESVSEKSDEEAKRYLLSPDAADAAQKTEPVRTQLKRPKPPRGLSPAQP, encoded by the coding sequence CCGAACCGGTGCCCAAGGACAAGGCCGTACGCTTGATCGAGGCCGCGCTCCTGCTCAACGGCTTTTCCCTCGTCCCCGGGCCCGACAACACGGTCAAGGTCCTGAACGTCGGCCAGAAGGGCGGGCCACGCACCGAAGGCATCCCCATCTTCACCCGGGCGGAAGACCTGCCCCCGGGCGACCAGGTGGTCAGCTTCTTTGTCCCGCTGACCTACATTGATACGTCCAAATTCATGCAAGTGGTGCAGCAGGCGGCCTCGGGGAATCCATACTTTGGTTTGGTGGAAATGAAGGATGCGGGCGCGGTGCTGGTCACCGATACTTCCACCCTCATCCGCCAATACCTCAAGCTCAAGGAACTGGCCGACGTGCCGCCGGCGCGGCTGACCCGGGAATTCGTCCAGTTGGAACGGGCCGATGCCGAACGGGTGGCGGAACTGCTCAACCAGCTCATCCAGGGTCGCAAGCAGAACCAACAACAGACCGGTGGAGGTAATCCCCAGGGCCTGCCCCCCGGTACTCCGGGTGCGGAAGGGGCCGGCAGCAGCGAAGCCAACTACCTCTCCGGCGACATCCAGTTGACCCCGGACCGCCGCACCAACCGCATTCTGGTCATCTGCTCGCCCCTGGCTTTTCCGCCTATCAAGCAATTAATCCAACAGTTCGATGAAGCGGTGGAACTCGAGAAACCGTTTGTCCGCCCGCTCAAGTATGTCGCCGCCGACGAGGTCCTGCCCGTCCTCGGGGAGCTCCTCTCGGAAGTGGAAGGGGACGTCAAGGAGGGGGCTTCCTCGGGTTCCGCCGGTGGCACCAAAGCCCCCCAGAGCGGTTCCACATCAAACTCACGCACGAGCGGATCATCGTCCTCCTCCGGTTCGGGCTCGGGTTCCGGGATCAACAAATCCGACCAGCTCGGGAGTCCGGACGACGACCAGGCCCCGCGTTCGCTCAACGTGGGCAAGACCCGCCTCATTGCCGACAAGCGGTCCAATGCCATCCTCATCATCGGCTCGCCGGAGAGCGTCAACAAAGTCTCGAGCATCCTTGACAGTCTCGACATCGAGCCCCGGCAGGTTTTCCTTTCAACGGTCATCGGCCAGTTGACCCTCACCCGCGAGACCGAGTTCGGCGTCGACATCCTGAACAAATACAATTCCGGGATCGCCAGTTCCAGTGTCACTCCCAGCAGCCAGTCCAAGCTGCGCCCGGCCCCGGGATCGCTTCTCAGCGCGGCGAGCTTCGTCGGGGCGGCCAACGGGTTGACCGTTTATGGCGCGTTCGGTGACATCATCGACGCCTACGTGCGGGCCTTCGAGGAGACGCGTAATTTCAAAGTTTTGTCGCGTCCGAGTGTTTTCACCTCCAACAACAAAAAAGCGGTCATCCTTTCGGGCAGACGCGTGCCGGTCCCGACCCAGAGCACCACCGACATCAGCACGGGCAACACCAACACCAGCATCAATTACGAGGACGTGGTCCTCAAGCTGGAGGTCATCCCGCTGATCAACTCCGACAACGAGGTCACGCTCCAGATCGCCCAGCAGAACGACAGCATCGTCGACACCCAGATTGTCGACAGCAATGAAATTCCTGTCATCAGCACCCAGGAGGTGAACACCACCATCAAGGTGGGGAACAACAACACTGTCATCCTCGGCGGCCTGATCGAGGACACGGCCAGCCGCACGGAAACCGGTGTTCCCATCCTCAAGGACATCCCCCTGTTGGGTTACCTTTTCAAGACCACCAACATCAACCGTCCGCGCAACGAACTCATCGTCATGATCCAGCCGCGCGTCATCGGGCAGGGCGAGTCGGTGAGTGAGAAGAGTGACGAGGAGGCGAAACGCTACCTCCTCAGCCCGGATGCGGCCGATGCGGCCCAGAAGACCGAGCCGGTCCGGACCCAACTCAAACGCCCCAAGCCGCCCCGGGGCCTGTCCCCCGCCCAGCCTTGA